The following proteins are encoded in a genomic region of Phaeodactylum tricornutum CCAP 1055/1 chromosome 1, whole genome shotgun sequence:
- the GPH gene encoding phosphoglycolate phosphatase, PGPase (catalyzes the dephosphorylation of 2-phosphoglycolate. Is involved in the dissimilation of the intracellular 2-phosphoglycolate formed during the DNA repair of 3'-phosphoglycolate ends, a major class of DNA lesions induced by oxidative stress) codes for MLPSFMIPRSFLLYCLWAQQTISSFPLHSTTPQTISSFRSFRLPASSVPAANDDANNSMYQNIKGIIFDVDGTLADSWKLGYDATVVILDKHNLHPITEQIYHEHTVYCTPERLARHAGLVPGDETYAEVGAKLGKEFDDLYVGLVSSQTAGFYPGVAECLQAIPSDIAFGALTNAAVNYAHAVLQVNDQNKNLVNRFVSIHGADSVPEPKPSPAGLLQVCRDLNLRPADCVYIGDSPSDGKAAEAAGMGAIAVLWGSHKEDTLKQAPFTHYCRTVQELQALLPKTSAAVS; via the coding sequence GTGGGCCCAACAGACCATTTCATCTTTCCCGCTTCACTCTACAACCCCACAAACTATCTCCAGCTTTCGGTCGTTCAGGCTACCTGCATCCAGTGTCCCTGCTGcgaacgacgacgccaacaacAGCATGTACCAAAATATCAAAGGCATCATTTTCGACGTTGACGGCACGTTAGCCGACTCCTGGAAGCTAGGATACGACGCAACGGTCGTTATACTCGACAAACACAATCTCCACCCTATCACGGAACAAATTTATCACGAGCACACGGTATACTGCACTCCGGAGCGACTCGCCCGACACGCCGGTCTCGTACCAGGCGACGAAACGTACGCCGAAGTTGGTGCCAAGCTCGGGAAGGAGTTTGACGATTTGTACGTTGGTCTCGTGTCGTCCCAAACGGCAGGCTTTTACCCTGGCGTGGCGGAGTGTTTACAGGCCATTCCATCCGATATTGCCTTCGGGGCTCTGACGAATGCGGCGGTGAACTACGCGCACGCTGTTTTGCAAGTCAACGATCAAAATAAAAATCTCGTGAACCGTTTTGTCTCCATTCACGGGGCCGACTCAGTGCCGGAGCCCAAACCGTCTCCCGCTGGTTTGCTTCAAGTATGCCGAGATCTGAATCTGCGACCCGCAGACTGTGTTTACATTGGTGATAGCCCGAGTGACGGCAAAGCCGCAGAAGCGGCTGGTATGGGAGCGATAGCCGTCTTGTGGGGCAGCCACAAAGAAGACACCTTAAAGCAAGCGCCCTTTACACATTACTGTCGGACGGTCCAAGAATTGCAAGCCCTTCTGCCCAAAACCTCCGCGGCCGTGAGCTAG
- a CDS encoding predicted protein, whose amino-acid sequence MRYVPLLSIASVLAVQLCFSSKVKNCANAISSPCDDNSFLQRRSTDKKAECKRPTLWSSMLTVSPSNIISTLIERGGLFIPKSIEQEIKILRSVIHCETSEMNLLDRHLILYNVTVGLPDELTALRIGRVYIYWDSFLRPCLDIEVDDVDILVEFTNLMLTLNNWNELQDFGFPPDVSNYYDAESKQTSSFVRFNSIYLSRNMTVRVQSRPLNRDMGTFAMDMDVTDDLNAMIGNLSDFNLEQTGRKGCSSTELANLLQSFFNKKVRHFISNTLNDIATNPTLAMQTADRFFNQASEKIWVTQRT is encoded by the coding sequence ATGAGATACGTGCCGTTATTGTCCATCGCCTCTGTACTGGCGGTACAACTatgcttttcttccaaagtaaAAAACTGCGCCAACGCAATTTCCTCGCCGTGCGATGACAACTCGTTCCTTCAAAGAAGGAGCACTGACAAGAAGGCTGAGTGCAAAAGGCCGACTCTGTGGTCCTCCATGCTGACAGTAAGCCCTTCCAACATCATATCAACATTAATTGAACGGGGTGGCCTGTTTATTCCAAAGTCTATCGAGCAAGAAATCAAGATCCTTAGATCAGTCATTCACTGCGAAACCTCTGAAATGAATCTTTTGGATCGTCATTTAATTTTGTACAACGTAACCGTGGGTTTACCGGATGAGCTGACAGCCTTACGTATTGGGAGAGTGTATATCTACTGGGACAGCTTCCTCAGGCCTTGTTTGGACATAGAGGTCGATGATGTGGATATTTTGGTCGAGTTTACAAATCTCATGTTGACGCTCAACAACTGGAACGAGCTACAAGACTTTGGCTTCCCACCAGATGTTTCCAACTATTACGACGCGGAAAGCAAACAAACGTCCTCATTTGTGCGTTTCAACAGTATATATCTGTCGCGCAATATGACAGTTCGAGTCCAAAGTCGCCCATTGAATCGAGATATGGGTACTTTTGCGATGGATATGGACGTTACGGACGACCTGAACGCCATGATTGGGAACCTATCGGATTTCAATTTAGAACAAACGGGTCGGAAGGGCTGCTCTTCAACAGAACTTGCGAATCTCTTGCAATCTTTTTTCAACAAAAAAGTACGACACTTCATTTCCAACACATTGAACGACATCGCGACCAACCCCACGCTTGCCATGCAAACCGCAGATCGCTTCTTCAATCAAGCGAGCGAAAAAATTTGGGTTACGCAACGCACGTAG
- a CDS encoding predicted protein: MGKGSNVQKKQQAQLRNQKDKGKTDEERKAAAIKTKQDAAAFICELCKQTFMVNALAKHPVGTSPSACFPVQLKDFDPSDPKGEKKLKEEPVAAIIKPKKVVKKDPGLDDLLNAGLTKSNKK, translated from the exons ATGGGAAAGGGATCGAATGTGCAGAAAAAGCAGCAGGCCCAGCTACGCAACCAGAAAGATAAAGGCAAAACCGATGAGGAACGCAAAGCTGCTGCCATCAAAACCAA GCAGGACGCAGCGGCATTCATATGCGAGCTCTGTAAGCAGACTTTCATGGTCAATGCCC TTGCTAAGCACCCTGTTGGGACATCTCCATCTGCTTGTTTTCCGGTTCAGCTGAAGGATTTCGACCCTAGTGACCCCAAGGGAGAAAAAAAGCTCAAGGAGGAGCCGGTGGCGGCAATTATAAAGCCGAAGAAGGTGGTTAAAAAAGATCCTGGTCTGGACGATCTTTTGAATGCTGGTTTGACAAAATCAAATAAGAAGTAG
- a CDS encoding MAP65_ASE1 (Putative microtubule associated protein / MAP65_ASE1 family (essential for anaphase spindle elongation)) — MGPAMASKRFSSPTVKFNLSSASPRFSALKSPTLCSIDTSHAINQSAGFTPILTPNRSGSMVLLSPSRTITETLTTLAASTAHQLEETWDEVGYSPEDRASQLSDLLVKFRDLCEHKIAEEKGVAETFRQTIAEAKEEIETTASALKMSIDPQILQEQPGMTLTDRLSSLESTLDELRSTAIAAKEDLKVCQDFLIESHEALGIEMEITWRDIDSDLTALRRDEFHRKKAEMKEELSTRTSAVIQLLRDCQHLHNDLRIDAGTSDSEIDRQIAGSLVRSKDGSFIMASKFKSEACTGISSCALEDLTKRVTELHGEKRRRKSHLQEMGAQIAVLWEKLRVPEEEQVAFTESVQGLGMDTIEKGENELKRLHALKSQMLDKLIEEARQNIFSLWEQINATPEQRRAFEPFYIRDRNLHNDDLLEKYEDYVATLESRLEQMKPILRIIERRELILKERAEYEELQKDPERLKQRGASMTHQLMEEEKMARRIKRDLPRLTELLTEKLHEWKENNDEDFQYHGEVYLAVMDRQEEQWNQYKAEEMHRKLKKKQEEKTFGENQFAKANPLPKQITKKSTSTLPLGDVAHKKMNVQSRVHEGSKEGQIAFHANLRPIAGRIGINR, encoded by the coding sequence ATGGGACCTGCAATGGCATCCAAGCGCTTTTCCTCTCCGACAGTAAAGTTCAACTTATCCTCCGCATCGCCAAGATTCAGTGCGCTGAAGAGCCCCACGCTTTGCAGCATTGACACGAGCCATGCAATAAACCAATCAGCTGGATTTACTCCTATTTTGACGCCAAACAGGAGTGGAAGTATGGTACTCCTTTCCCCCTCGCGAACAATTACTGAAACCTTGACGACGCTTGCAGCCTCGACTGCCCATCAACTCGAGGAAACGTGGGACGAAGTTGGCTACAGTCCCGAGGATCGTGCTTCACAGCTTTCGGACCTTCTCGTCAAATTTCGGGACCTCTGTGAGCACAAAATTGCAGAGGAGAAAGGAGTCGCCGAGACATTTCGACAAACAATTGCGGAAgcgaaggaagaaatcgagACAACCGCATCCGCATTAAAAATGTCGATCGATCCTCAAATTCTCCAGGAGCAACCAGGAATGACATTAACGGATAGACTCTCATCGTTGGAGTCCACTTTGGACGAACTCCGGAGTACTGCAATTGCTGCTAAAGAAGACTTAAAAGTTTGTCAAGACTTTCTTATTGAATCCCACGAAGCTTTGGGTATCGAGATGGAAATCACATGGCGTGACATTGACTCAGATTTGACTGCACTACGTCGTGACGAGTTCCATCGGAAGAAGGCTGAAATGAAGGAAGAGTTGTCAACTCGAACCTCGGCAGTCATTCAACTTCTACGAGACTGTCAGCACCTGCACAACGACCTACGCATTGATGCCGGTACGAGTGATTCAGAAATAGACAGACAAATTGCTGGATCGCTTGTTCGGTCCAAAGATGGGAGCTTTATTATGGCATCTAAGTTTAAGTCGGAAGCATGCACAGGCATCAGTTCCTGTGCTTTAGAAGACCTAACTAAACGAGTAACAGAGTTGCACGGTGAGAAACGGCGCCGTAAATCCCACCTTCAAGAGATGGGTGCGCAAATTGCCGTGCTTTGGGAGAAACTACGTGTTCCCGAGGAGGAGCAAGTAGCTTTCACGGAAAGCGTACAAGGGCTTGGTATGGATACAATCGAAAAGGGCGAGAATGAGTTGAAGCGCTTGCATGCACTTAAGTCCCAGATGCTCGACAAGCTGATCGAGGAAGCGCGCCAAAATATTTTTTCGTTGTGGGAACAGATCAACGCTACCCCAGAGCAGCGCAGAGCGTTCGAGCCGTTCTATATCCGAGACAGAAATTTGCACAACGATGATCTTCTGGAAAAATATGAAGATTACGTTGCCACGCTTGAATCTCGCCTCGAGCAAATGAAGCCTATCTTGCGTATCATTGAAAGACGCGAGCTCATTCTTAAAGAGAGGGCCGAATATGAAGAATTACAGAAGGATCCCGAACGGCTGAAGCAAAGAGGTGCATCAATGACTCATCAGctcatggaagaagaaaaaatggCTCGCCGAATCAAACGAGATTTGCCGCGTTTGACAGAATTATTGACTGAGAAACTTCATGAGTGGAAAGAGAATAACGATGAAGACTTTCAATATCACGGCGAAGTATATCTTGCAGTTATGGATCGCCAAGAAGAACAGTGGAATCAATATAAAGCAGAGGAAATGCATCGCAaactcaagaaaaagcaagAAGAGAAAACTTTTGGCGAAAATCAGTTTGCAAAGGCGAACCCTCTTCCTAAACAGATTACGAAAAAATCTACTTCCACGCTCCCCCTTGGCGACGTAGCCCATAAAAAGATGAACGTTCAATCTCGGGTCCACGAAGGGTCGAAGGAAGGCCAAATAGCTTTTCATGCGAATTTGCGGCCAATTGCTGGTCGCATTGGCATCAATCGATGA
- a CDS encoding predicted protein produces MMKQVLQAPPPSALKATSSQDVRNKFFNMIGIEAKLPPKSALTSNSNYSERSGSMPPSCSISNVIDKDWVHPRSQKVALLQESLKYDRVADDLYSLKRRKTGAPNESPSRSNKKRLDFNETVEVVPIPMRNEYSNRVRSRLWSNAVEIHENAARNSIEFAAEGYVDIMGSVKNPSYKENMLS; encoded by the coding sequence ATGATGAAGCAAGTCCTGCAAGCCCCGCCACCTTCGGCTTTGAAAGCAACCTCAAGTCAGGATGTACGCAACAAATTCTTTAACATGATCGGGATTGAGGCAAAGCTTCCCCCCAAGTCCGCACTCACCTCGAACTCGAACTATTCTGAACGGTCCGGAAGCATGCCGCCCAGTTGTAGCATATCAAACGTGATCGACAAGGATTGGGTGCATCCTCGTTCCCAAAAAGTCGCTCTATTACAGGAATCTTTGAAATATGACAGAGTAGCAGATGATCTTTATTCACTTAAAAGAAGGAAAACGGGTGCACCAAACGAGTCACCTTCGCGGTCTAATAAGAAGCGCCTGGATTTCAACGAGACCGTCGAGGTTGTCCCTATTCCGATGCGTAACGAGTATAGCAATCGCGTACGATCACGATTATGGAGCAATGCTGTAGAGATTCACGAAAACGCTGCTCGAAACTCGATAGAATTTGCAGCTGAAGGGTATGTCGACATCATGGGATCTGTCAAAAATCCGTCTTACAAAGAGAATATGCTTTCCTAA
- a CDS encoding predicted protein codes for MQLYLVTILSALTAVGAFTPTHLSQRSPTVLSAEANLSRKAFFSAAAITLSGVVPLVPAFAMDQELVTSPTEQWETGKPTAAAEKDRIARYANARTQMTSNFPPIKRLTLERKSPVTRLDINAPDFTAYKKTYPGLFRE; via the exons ATGCAGCTTTACCTTGTGACCATTCTCTCTGCCCTTACGGCCGTCGGTGCCTTTACCCCCACCCACTTGTCGCAAAGGAGCCCCACAGTATTGAGTGCGGAAGCCAACCTGTCGCGTAAGGCATTCTTTTCAGCCGCTGCTATAACTTTGTCTGGAGTCGTGCCTCTTGTTCCCGCCTTTGCAATGGATCAGGAACTCGTTACGTCTCCCACTGAGCAGTGGGAAACCGGGAAGCCCACGGCCGCCGCAGAGAAAGACCGCATAGCCCGCTATGCCAATGCTCGTACCCAGATGACTTCGAATTTTCCGCCAATCAAGCGTCTTACTCTGGAGCGTAAGAGTCCTGTG accCGTCTAGATATCAACGCACCTGATTTCACGGCCTACAAGAAAACCTACCCAGGGCTTTTCCGCGAATAG
- a CDS encoding predicted protein, which yields MTMFSSSLIFFLFAIIAVTDHANASAVHVAPQTKPKNLRQSTLGRTVPRGGNMDVGSKLFRRMHETDQMPSLFSNSELEYDKYSACLAATEGLRRIRDRSLAAEVQAAGGTGTDMKEAEKHINAQYVQNSGRVLRALGMTVAEFNALGRQISQDEQLKEKVMEQAYLYRMAATINMDRANLIEDPASAELLQAFRKDKLHLFCESMSEIEQLRSDQIERLKRSLHVDKFPANVNISDPGLLPFLSPKVRAVVEAFPLQAEDIVKKHGLQSDEFNQMLQATHSNPIFRWKIQKEIRKGKEPAEAS from the exons ATGACGATGTTTTCTTCATCTCTtatcttcttcctcttcgcaATCATCGCAGTAACGGACCATGCGAATGCATCTGCCGTTCACGTGGCTCCGCAGACGAAGCCAAAAAATCTGCGTCAAAGTACTCTAGGCCGAACCGTTCCTCGTGGTGGGAATATGGATGTAGGCTCCAAGCTCTTTAGACGTATGCACGAGACCGATCAGATGCCAAGCCTATTCAGTAATTCGGAATTGGAGTACGATAAATATTCAGCTTGCTTGGCTGCGACAGAAGGTCTTAGACGTATCCGAGATCGTAGTCTCGCCGCTGAAGTACAGGCCGCTGGAGGTACGGGGACCGACATGAAAGAAGCCGAAAAGCACATCAACGCGCAGTATGTACAAAACTCCGGACGAGTGCTGCGGGCACTGGGCATGACGGTTGCTGAGTTTAATGCTCTTGGACGGCAAATTTCGCAGGACGAGCAATTGAAGGAGAAA GTAATGGAGCAAGCGTACCTGTACCGCATGGCTGCAACCATTAATATGGATCGGGCAAACTTGATTGAAGATCCGGCTTCGGCAGAACTTCTTCAAGCATTTCGTAAAGATAAGCTTCACCTGTTCTGCGAAAGCATGTCTGAGATTGAGCAATTGAGATCGGACCAAATAGAGAGACTAAAGCGGTCTCTCCATGTGGACAAGTTCCCAGCAAACGTGAACATCAGCGATCCTGGGTTGTTGCCATTTCTGAGTCCAAAGGTACGGGCGGTTGTTGAAGCCTTCCCGTTACAAGCGGAAGACATTGTCAAGAAGCATGGCCTGCAGTCGGACGAATTTAACCAAATGCTCCAGGCCACGCATTCAAATCCCATCTTTCGTTGGAAGATTCAGAAggaaattcgaaaaggaaaagagccTGCAGAGGCTAGCTAA
- a CDS encoding predicted protein → MAIIKAGKVVIVLAGRHAGKKAVVVKTFDDGTSDKKFSHILIAGLARNPRMVTKGMSKAKVEKRSKQLKPFVKYINVRHVFPTRYVVDMDLKKAVDEADLVDAERKVDVKKGLKKLFYDRYLNQKEVTSEKKSQGSSYFFQKLRF, encoded by the exons ATGGCGATTATCA AGGCAGGAAAGGTTGTTATTGTCCTTGCCGGACGTCACGCTGGTAAAAAGGCAGTCGTTGTCAAGACCTTTGACGATGGCACTAGTGACAAGAAGTTCTCGCATATTCTAATTGCGGGCCTGGCACGAAACCCTCGAATGGTTACGAAGGGAATGAGCAAAGCTAAGGTTGAAAAGCGAAGCAAACAACTGAAGCCTTTTGTCAAATACATTAATGTACGTCATGTTTTCCCAACACGTTACGTCGTCGACATGGATTTGAAGAAAGCTGTCGACGAGGCTGATCTTGTTGATGCCGAGAGGAAGGTGGACGTCAAGAAAGGTCTCAAGAAACTTTTTTACGACCGATACCTCAACCAGAAGGAGGTCACCAGTGAAAAGAAGTCACAAGGCAGTTCGTACTTTTTCCAGAAACTGCGATTCTAA
- a CDS encoding predicted protein, giving the protein MEDVEQACGTSSKESSRRRSILPEETLLKSQREDDRHQFSSKVELPLSPRSRGLPVSLANSKETHEPRLVHPAVHDSSLTLVSYCRFLNKVPLQFRFGFNGILSNVCFMIAYNYAVAQFSHQYASSTIYSVVYFVFIPLGHALVSLLVFGWPERYIASLMSNFPIGLTALGLGGALTAYLDRIEFNENIAGWIRDYSTFSTMPARSRVDDQGEFYSSLVVLFVTGVWTYVLSVYINSPPEKSEKKEL; this is encoded by the exons ATGGAGGATGTAGAGCAAGCATGCGGAACATCGTCGAAGGAATCTTCAAGAAGGCGAAGTATTTTACCTGAAGAGACCTTGCTTAAATCTCAGCGGGAAGACGATAGACACCAATTTTCCTCCAAAGTCGAACTTCCGCTATCACCACGTAGTCGTGGTCTACCTGTGTCCCTTGCCAATAGCAAAGAGACTCACGAACCTCGACTGGTGCATCC TGCTGTACATGACTCTTCCCTCACCCTGGTTTCCTACTGCAGATTTCTCAACAAAGTGCCACTTCAGTTCCGATTTGGATTCAATGGTATTCTGAGCAATGTCTGTTTCATGATTGCGTACAACTATGCTGTTGCGCAGTTCAGCCACCAATATGCTTCTTCGACGATTTATTCCGTTGTTTACTTTGTTTTCATTCCCCTCGGTCACGCTTTGGTGTCCCTACTCGTCTTCGGCTGGCCAGAACGGTATATTGCCTCGCTCATGAGCAACTTTCCCATCGGGCTAACCGCCCTTGGTCTAGGTGGGGCACTGACGGCATATCTCGACCGGATTGAATTCAATGAGAACATTGCGGGTTGGATCCGTGATTACTCTACCTTTAGTACGATGCCGGCACGATCACGTGTGGACGACCAAGGAGAGTTTTATTCGTCACTGGTCGTGCTATTTGTGACGGGGGTATGGACTTACGTGCTATCCGTGTACATCAACAGCCCTCCTGAAAaatcggaaaagaaagaactGTAA
- a CDS encoding predicted protein produces the protein MSTINSETGEVVQGRSPRFTMWVVFLIFATISLGSSVEVKNGSSDPNKASKWAIACSSVTFAVTLLVTIAHVLPVASTLIVGTKLEGIISLIMAAFWAATVAIVTNASNGLGVESQTNTVLNGNLYYASWGGFITSIVLLVNYLKEIFGVDVVGQVRNRSARLSLWAGLLASAFIVLGSSVRVFNGDCDGSSASSQEYCKRTKFAIANGTILCFFSIAIVGMKLMTSSAPFVVEFVTSIFLAVLSAFGVAYVTSAKGPGSQIGNLYYASWICFMSSAFLAAETFNEYSSAGAAGGSSNHNMSNGDDKHDGDIQVEELGDERI, from the exons ATGTCCACGATCAACTCTGAGACCGGCGAAGTCGTCCAAGGACGCTCGCCACGCTTCACCATGTGGGTCGTCTTTCTCATCTTCGCAACCATCTCGTTGGGATCTTCCGTCGAAGTG AAAAATGGATCTAGTGATCCCAATAAGGCTTCGAAATGGGCCATTGCCTGTTCGTCCGTTACGTTTGCCGTCACGTTGCTTGTAACGATTGCTCATGTGTTGCCTGTCGCCAGTACGCTTATCGTCGGCACCAAACTAGAAGGAATTATCTCGCTTATTATGGCAGCTTTCTGGGCGGCAACTGTTGCAATCGTCACCAACGCGAGCAACGGACTCGGCGTCGAATCGCAGACCAACACGGTTTTGAACGGCAATCTCTACTACGCGAGCTGGGGAGGATTCATTACATCAattgtgttgttggtgaACTATCTCAAGGAAATCTTCGGCGTGGATGTGGTCGGTCAAGTCCGCAATCGCTCCGCGCGTCTCAGCTTGTGGGCCGGCCTCTTGGCGTCCGCTTTCATTGTCTTGGGATCCAGTGTACGTGTGTTCAACGGAGATTGCGATGGCAGCTCGGCAAGTTCGCAAGAGTACTGCAAGCGAACCAAGTTCGCCATTGCCAACGGGACTATCCTCTGCtttttttcgattgcgatTGTCGGTATGAAGCTCATGACGTCTTCGGCACCCTTTGTGGTAGAATTTGTGACTTCTATTTTCCTCGCTGTACTCAGTGCCTTTGGCGTCGCTTACGTCACGTCGGCAAAAGGTCCTGGAAGTCAGATTGGCAATCTTTACTACGCCTCCTGGATTTGCTTCATGAGCTCAGCCTTCCTGGCCGCCGAAACTTTCAATGAATACTCGTCTGCTGGAGCCGCCGGGGGTTCCAGTAACCACAACATGtccaacggcgacgacaaGCACGACGGGGACATTCAGGTAGAAGAGCTGGGCGACGAGCGCATCTAG
- a CDS encoding predicted protein, with protein MFEHVADGNNHQGPNHFERRKTSRLGVRSALLRCFFLTLVIFPMLVQFHHVYFMTRMPRLQHASMQTFRAPNGTSSKTPFGQGPQFFPSNQTVQGFGACLMIKDDTDLLYEWLAYHVTMLPLRYVVVGLDVNNSQDPTPILQRYTEITHLRFVVWNVSDVDNSIIPSKNTTGGNETAHHTLIQRQKDFVHKCFRFLRRQRVGWTALIDTDEFVVWNPVGGDESQLLERLGPVTDLELYQLRMSLSAVEPGTSLLSETSTVWQSLTSWQRNHVLPHETCYTMPRLLIGSFENTTCSPRAEDIRKQARVFGEFPRDHRRRSQSGETQKNATLQHSSNRRILQTLQYMHHAPKGDFASNKFGKVLLDISRIPEYMLQSKSLRNIHRPYKDLCGPAVSHFLSAPLIVHHYLGSWDRYRARPDARRNRHEWSKRAGFYVENDVFRGFCENVVRWFPRFVAAVGDGAGQYLLGISDLTRSTR; from the coding sequence ATGTTCGAACATGTAGCCGATGGAAACAACCACCAAGGACCAAATCATTTCGAAAGACGCAAAACATCACGGCTTGGAGTCCGTTCGGCATTGCTGCGATGCTTTTTCCTAACGCTAGTGATCTTCCCGATGCTGGTACAATTCCATCACGTATACTTCATGACAAGAATGCCGCGCTTGCAACACGCATCCATGCAAACATTTCGTGCTCCGAATGGTACTAGTTCCAAGACGCCGTTTGGACAAGGCCCTCAGTTCTTCCCTTCCAATCAAACCGTCCAAGGGTTTGGCGCCTGCCTCATGATCAAAGACGATACCGACCTATTGTACGAATGGCTAGCATATCACGTTACTATGTTACCGTTGCGCTATGTCGTGGTCGGTCTTGATGTCAATAATTCACAGGATCCGACGCCTATTTTGCAACGCTACACCGAAATCACTCACCTCCGCTTCGTTGTTTGGAACGTTTCCGACGTTGACAACTCCATTATCCCGAGCAAGAACACAACTGGAGGTAACGAAACTGCGCACCATACTTTAATTCAACGGCAAAAGGATTTTGTACACAAGTGCTTCAGGTTTCTGCGCAGACAAAGGGTTGGATGGACTGCTTTGATCGATACGGACGAATTTGTCGTTTGGAATCCTGTCGGGGGCGATGAATCGCAGCTTTTGGAACGACTTGGCCCAGTTACCGACCTTGAGCTCTACCAGTTGCGAATGTCTCTGTCAGCCGTCGAGCCAGGCACCTCGTTGCTTTCGGAGACTTCCACTGTGTGGCAGTCTTTGACTTCTTGGCAGAGAAACCACGTTCTGCCGCACGAGACTTGTTATACCATGCCACGATTGCTAATTGGTTCTTTTGAAAACACTACGTGCTCACCTCGTGCGGAAGACATCCGCAAACAAGCACGTGTCTTTGGCGAGTTTCCCCGGGATCACCGACGGCGTTCACAGTCGGGAGAAACCCAGAAAAACGCTACGCTTCAACATTCTAGCAATAGACGAATCCTTCAAACGTTGCAGTACATGCATCACGCGCCAAAAGGTGACTTTGCATCCAACAAGTTTGGCAAGGTTCTATTGGACATCTCTCGCATTCCGGAGTACATGCTGCAGTCAAAATCCCTACGAAATATTCATCGCCCTTACAAAGACCTTTGTGGTCCCGCAGTCTCGCACTTTCTGTCAGCTCCTCTAATCGTACATCATTACCTGGGGAGCTGGGATCGCTATCGGGCTAGGCCCGATGCCCGACGGAACCGGCACGAATGGAGTAAACGGGCAGGTTTCTACGTAGAGAACGATGTGTTTCGCGGGTTCTGCGAAAATGTTGTCCGTTGGTTTCCACGATTCGTGGCAGCGGTTGGAGACGGCGCTGGTCAGTATTTGCTGGGCATATCCGATCTTACGCGGTCTACGCGATAA